The following coding sequences are from one Rhineura floridana isolate rRhiFlo1 chromosome 2, rRhiFlo1.hap2, whole genome shotgun sequence window:
- the CALM1 gene encoding calmodulin-1 — MADQLTEEQIAEFKEAFSLFDKDGDGTITTKELGTVMRSLGQNPTEAELQDMINEVDADGNGTIDFPEFLTMMARKMKDTDSEEEIREAFRVFDKDGNGYISAAELRHVMTNLGEKLTDEEVDEMIREADIDGDGQVNYEEFVQMMTAK; from the exons AGTTCAAGGAAGCCTTCTCTTTATTTGACAAAGATGGTGATGGCACCATCACAACAAAAGAACTTGGGACTGTCATGAGGTCGCTGGGTCAAAATCCTACAGAAGCAGAACTACAAGACATGATTAATGAAGTAGACGCTGATG GCAATGGCACTATTGACTTCCCAGAGTTCTTGACCATGATGGCCAGAAAAATGAAGGACACAGACAGTGAGGAAGAAATTCGTGAAGCATTCAGAGTCTTTGACAAG GATGGTAATGGTTACATCAGTGCGGCAGAACTACGTCATGTTATGACAAACTTAGGAGAAAAGCTAACAGATGAAGAAGTAGACGAAATGATCAGAGAAGCAGATATTGATGGAGATGGACAAGTCAACTATGAAG AGTTCGTACAGATGATGACTGCAAAATGA